The following proteins are encoded in a genomic region of Drosophila willistoni isolate 14030-0811.24 chromosome 3R, UCI_dwil_1.1, whole genome shotgun sequence:
- the LOC111519517 gene encoding uncharacterized protein LOC111519517 isoform X5 has translation MLTVQLIMQSGKPLVIKLPISATVYELKIELQNLLDIQPKTLEISASDVTCADSDLLVEVAGLANNKQIKPVVSCYEGNNFVGLILFSLQAEDIAVPLVDNSVLESSEESVESPSYGDMQEACGMGGCGIKSRPCSVKSEMEMEPDVMNGQRPPYVNILPENRPFVVVISSSECEKNFCDLLEEFFGIFKDFRKVRCLDFNEVTPVIEYNGRLYIAAANEDSMDWVGRNVCAMESYQATSLIDFLHLTAVRVTWPKVEKCLESIFELLEQQNANITTDKWAVVSRKDAPPIVTDICSNEQVEIWMDGESIDIIKERCNSLKFCFWVIKFEFCD, from the exons atgTTGACTGTTCAATTGATCATGCAATCCGGAAAG cCATTGGTTATAAAGCTCCCAATCTCAGCTACCGTATACGAGCTAAAGATAGAGCTTCAAAATCTGCTCGATATTCAGCCGAAAACATTGGAGATTTCTGCATCTGATGTAACGTGTGCCGATTCAGATCTTTTAGTAGAAGTTGCTGGTCTtgccaacaacaaacaaattaagccggttgtgtcttgctatgaaggcaacaattttgtgggCTTAATACTATTCTCTCTTCAAGCCGAGGATATTGCGGTTCCATTGGTCGATAATTCGGTTCTAGAATCGAGTGAGGAGAGTGTAGAAAGCCCCTCGTATGGAGATATGCAGGAGGCATGCGGTATGGGAGGGTGCGGAATAAAGTCCCGACCATGCTCGGTTAAATCTGAGATGGAAATGGAACCTGATGTTATGAATGGTCAGCGGCCCCCGTACGTTAACATTCTCCCAGAAAACAGGCCGTTTGTCGTGGTTATATCTTCCTCAGAATGTGAGAAAAATTTTTGCGACCTGTTGGAAGAGTTCTTTGGGATTTTTAAGGATTTCAGAAAAGTTCGCTGCTTGGATTTCAATGAGGTGACTCCGGTTATCGAATACAATGGGCGGCTTTACATTGCAGCGGCCAACGAGGATTCGATGGACTGGGTGGGGCGCAACGTATGCGCCATGGAGTCGTATCAGGCCACCAGTCTTATAGACTTCCTCCATTTAACAGCGGTCAGAGTTACATGGCCAAAGGTCGAGAAGTGTTTGGAGTCAATTTTCGAGCTTCTGGAACAGCAGAATGCTAATATTACGACGGATAAGTGGGCTGTGGTGAGCCGCAAAGATGCACCCCCTATAGTGACAGATATTTGTTCCAACGAACAGGTTGAAATCTGGATGGATGGTGAGAGTATCGACATCATCAAGGAAAGATGCAACAGtctcaaattttgtttttgggttatCAAGTTTGAGTTCTGCGACTAG
- the LOC26529392 gene encoding uncharacterized protein LOC26529392 isoform X1, which translates to MLTVQLIMQSGKPLVMKLPISATVHELKTELQSLLDIQVETLEICASDVTWSDSDLLTEVAGLGKTKQIKPVVSCYEGNNFVGLILFSLQAEDIAVPLVDNSVSDPSIDVVSLEGSESSGSELSSGSSGESVQPSTIGCKRVIKRKAQEHEITIETKRIKYVLESSEESLENPSYGDMQEACGMGGCGIKSRPCSVKSEMEMEPDVMNGQRPPYVNILPENRPFVVVISSSECEKNFCDLLEEFFGIFLDFRNVRCLDFNGFHEVTPVIEYNERLYIAAANEDTMDWVGRNVCSMETYQATSLIDFLHLTPVRVTWPKVEKCLESIFELLELQNADITTEKWAVVSREDAPPIVTNICPNEQVEIWIDAESVNIIKGRCNQLKLSFWIIKFEFCD; encoded by the exons atgTTGACTGTTCAATTGATCATGCAATCCGGAAAG cCATTGGTTATGAAGCTCCCAATCTCAGCTACCGTACACGAGCTAAAGACTGAGCTTCAGAGCCTTCTCGATATTCAGGTGGAAACATTGGAGATTTGTGCTTCTGATGTAACGTGGTCCGATTCAGATCTATTAACAGAAGTTGCTGGTCTAggcaaaaccaaacaaattaagccggttgtgtcttgctatgaaggcaacaattttgtgggCTTGATACTATTCTCTCTTCAAGCCGAGGATATTGCGGTTCCATTGGTCGATAATTCGGTGTCAGACCCAAGTATTGACGTTGTGTCGCTCGAAGGAAGTGAATCTTCCGGCAGTGAGCTATCCTCGGGATCTAGTGGCGAATCCGTCCAGCCATCCACTATTGGTTGCAAGCGAGTtattaaacgaaaagcccaAGAGCATGAAATAACCATAGAGACTAAACG GATCAAATATGTTCTCGAATCCAGTGAGGAGAGTCTAGAAAACCCCTCGTATGGAGATATGCAGGAGGCATGCGGTATGGGAGGGTGCGGAATAAAGTCCCGACCATGCTCGGTTAAATCTGAGATGGAAATGGAACCTGATGTTATGAATGGTCAGCGGCCCCCGTACGTTAACATTCTCCCAGAAAACAGGCCGTTTGTCGTGGTTATATCTTCCTCAGAATGTGAGAAAAACTTCTGCGATTTGTTGGAAGAGTTCTTTGGGATTTTTTTGGACTTCAGAAATGTTCGCTGCTTGGATTTCAATGGATTTCATGAGGTGACTCCGGTGATCGAATACAATGAACGGCTTTACATTGCAGCGGCAAACGAGGATACGATGGACTGGGTGGGGCGCAACGTATGCTCCATGGAGACATATCAGGCCACCAGTCTTATAGACTTTCTACACTTGACACCGGTCAGAGTTACATGGCCAAAGGTCGAGAAGTGTTTGGAGTCAATTTTCGAGCTTCTGGAACTACAGAATGCTGATATTACGACGGAGAAGTGGGCCGTGGTGAGCCGCGAAGATGCACCCCCCATAGTGACGAATATTTGCCCCAATGAACAGGTTGAGATCTGGATAGATGCTGAGAGTGTAAATATCATCAAGGGGAGATGCAATCAACTTAAACTATCTTTTTGGATTATCAAGTTTGAGTTCTGCGACTAG
- the LOC26529392 gene encoding uncharacterized protein LOC26529392 isoform X2: MQSGKPLVMKLPISATVHELKTELQSLLDIQVETLEICASDVTWSDSDLLTEVAGLGKTKQIKPVVSCYEGNNFVGLILFSLQAEDIAVPLVDNSVSDPSIDVVSLEGSESSGSELSSGSSGESVQPSTIGCKRVIKRKAQEHEITIETKRIKYVLESSEESLENPSYGDMQEACGMGGCGIKSRPCSVKSEMEMEPDVMNGQRPPYVNILPENRPFVVVISSSECEKNFCDLLEEFFGIFLDFRNVRCLDFNGFHEVTPVIEYNERLYIAAANEDTMDWVGRNVCSMETYQATSLIDFLHLTPVRVTWPKVEKCLESIFELLELQNADITTEKWAVVSREDAPPIVTNICPNEQVEIWIDAESVNIIKGRCNQLKLSFWIIKFEFCD; this comes from the exons atgcaatccggaaag cCATTGGTTATGAAGCTCCCAATCTCAGCTACCGTACACGAGCTAAAGACTGAGCTTCAGAGCCTTCTCGATATTCAGGTGGAAACATTGGAGATTTGTGCTTCTGATGTAACGTGGTCCGATTCAGATCTATTAACAGAAGTTGCTGGTCTAggcaaaaccaaacaaattaagccggttgtgtcttgctatgaaggcaacaattttgtgggCTTGATACTATTCTCTCTTCAAGCCGAGGATATTGCGGTTCCATTGGTCGATAATTCGGTGTCAGACCCAAGTATTGACGTTGTGTCGCTCGAAGGAAGTGAATCTTCCGGCAGTGAGCTATCCTCGGGATCTAGTGGCGAATCCGTCCAGCCATCCACTATTGGTTGCAAGCGAGTtattaaacgaaaagcccaAGAGCATGAAATAACCATAGAGACTAAACG GATCAAATATGTTCTCGAATCCAGTGAGGAGAGTCTAGAAAACCCCTCGTATGGAGATATGCAGGAGGCATGCGGTATGGGAGGGTGCGGAATAAAGTCCCGACCATGCTCGGTTAAATCTGAGATGGAAATGGAACCTGATGTTATGAATGGTCAGCGGCCCCCGTACGTTAACATTCTCCCAGAAAACAGGCCGTTTGTCGTGGTTATATCTTCCTCAGAATGTGAGAAAAACTTCTGCGATTTGTTGGAAGAGTTCTTTGGGATTTTTTTGGACTTCAGAAATGTTCGCTGCTTGGATTTCAATGGATTTCATGAGGTGACTCCGGTGATCGAATACAATGAACGGCTTTACATTGCAGCGGCAAACGAGGATACGATGGACTGGGTGGGGCGCAACGTATGCTCCATGGAGACATATCAGGCCACCAGTCTTATAGACTTTCTACACTTGACACCGGTCAGAGTTACATGGCCAAAGGTCGAGAAGTGTTTGGAGTCAATTTTCGAGCTTCTGGAACTACAGAATGCTGATATTACGACGGAGAAGTGGGCCGTGGTGAGCCGCGAAGATGCACCCCCCATAGTGACGAATATTTGCCCCAATGAACAGGTTGAGATCTGGATAGATGCTGAGAGTGTAAATATCATCAAGGGGAGATGCAATCAACTTAAACTATCTTTTTGGATTATCAAGTTTGAGTTCTGCGACTAG
- the LOC26529392 gene encoding uncharacterized protein LOC26529392 isoform X3: MLTVQLIMQSGKPLVMKLPISATVYELKIELQNLLDIQPKTLEISASDVTCADSDLLVEVAGLANNKQIKPVVSCYEGNNFVGLILFSLGGEDFADPLVDNSVSDSSIEGSESSVIELSSGSSGESVQPTTIDCKRGIKRKAQGHEITIETKRIKYVLESSEESLENPSYGDMQEACDMGGCGIKSRPRPVKSEIEMEPDVINGQRPPYVNILPENRPFVVVISSSECEKNFCDLLEEFFGIFKDFRNVRCLDFNEVTPDTEYNGRLYIAAANEDTMDWVAGNVCSMETYQATSLIDFLHLTPARVTWPKVEKCLESIFELLEQQNADITTDKWAVVSREDAPPIVTDICPNEQVEIWMDADSVDTIKERCNSLKFCFWVIKFEFCD, translated from the exons atgTTGACTGTTCAATTGATCATGCAATCCGGAAAG cCATTGGTTATGAAGCTCCCAATCTCAGCTACCGTATACGAGCTAAAGATAGAGCTTCAAAATCTGCTCGATATTCAGCCGAAAACATTGGAGATTTCTGCATCTGATGTAACGTGTGCCGATTCAGATCTTTTAGTAGAAGTTGCTGGTCTtgccaacaacaaacaaattaagccggttgtgtcttgctatgaaggcaacaattttgtgggCTTGATACTATTTTCCCTTGGGGGCGAGGATTTCGCCGATCCATTAGTCGATAATTCGGTGTCAGACTCAAGTATCGAAGGAAGTGAATCTTCCGTCATTGAGCTATCCTCGGGATCTAGTGGCGAATCCGTCCAGCCAACCACTATTGATTGCAAGCGAGGTATTAAACGGAAAGCCCAAGGACATGAAATAACCATAGAGACTAAACG GATCAAATATGTTCTCGAATCCAGTGAGGAGAGTCTAGAAAACCCCTCGTATGGAGATATGCAGGAGGCATGCGATATGGGAGGCTGCGGAATAAAGTCCCGACCACGCCCGGTTAAATCTGAAATCGAAATGGAACCTGATgttataaatggtcagcggcCCCCGTACGTTAACATTCTCCCAGAAAACAGGCCGTTTGTCGTGGTTATATCTTCCTCAGAATGTGAGAAAAATTTTTGCGACCTGTTGGAAGagttctttggaatttttaaggatttcaGAAATGTTCGCTGTTTGGATTTCAATGAGGTGACTCCAGACACTGAGTATAATGGGCGACTTTACATTGCAGCGGCCAATGAGGATACGATGGACTGGGTGGCGGGCAACGTATGCTCCATGGAGACATATCAGGCCACCAGTCTCATAGACTTCCTACACCTGACACCGGCCAGAGTTACGTGGCCAAAGGTCGAGAAGTGTTTGGAGTCAATTTTCGAGCTTCTGGAACAGCAGAATGCTGATATTACGACGGATAAGTGGGCTGTGGTGAGCCGCGAAGATGCACCCCCCATAGTGACAGATATTTGTCCCAACGAACAGGTTGAAATCTGGATGGATGCAGATAGTGTGGACACCATCAAGGAAAGATGCAACAgcctcaaattttgtttttgggttatCAAATTTGAGTTCTGCGATTAG